A region of the Candidatus Neomarinimicrobiota bacterium genome:
TACCATTCTGTCGGCTAAAGACCTGACGACCCTGAGGTCGTGGGATATTAGGAGATATGTAATGCGCTTATTCTCCTTTAGATCGAGGAGAAGATTTATAATCTGTGCTTGTATAGACAGGTCTTGAGCCGAGAAAGGTTCGTCAAGTATCAGGAGTTCCGGTTCCGGCGCTAACGCCCGCGCTATACAGAGCCGCTGTTTTTGCCCTCCGCTCAACTGATGCGGATATTTCTTCAGGTGATCGGCTTCGAGTCCCACAGCTTTCAGAAGCGCAAGAGTTGTTTCTTTTTTATCCTGCCGGTCTTCGGATGACAAACCGTCCATTACGCATGATTCAGCGGTCATGCGGGGATTCAGTGCGCTGTTGGCGTCCTGGAAAACGGGTTGAATCAATCGACGCGTATTCCGTAGAGACTTACCTTTCAAAGCGCCTAAATCCAAGCCGTTGAACAGTGTCGTTCCCTTATCCGGTTTAACGAAGCCGAGTATGGACATGGCGATGGAAGTTTTACCAGAGCCCGATTCTCCCACTATTGCGAACGTCTCCCCCCGTTTGACACTGAAAGAGACTCCCCTGACGGCTTCAGTCAGTGAATTTCTTGAACTAAATAGTTTATTGCGTGAAGCATAGCTGACGTGGAGATCCTCGATCTCAAGTATGTTGTCTATTTTTTTCATTTGATCTTTCACGCCGATCAACTTTTATTCTGCCGTGGATCCAGAACATCTCTTAAACCATCCCCTAATAAGTTGAACCCAATCACGCTTATAATTATGGCAGCGCCGGCAAACGTTGAAATCCACCAGGTACCCAGCGGATCGATCCTGCCTTGATTCATAATAGTTCCCCAGCTTGCGTTTGGAGGTTGGACACCGAGACCGAGAAAGCTGAGAGTGGCTTCAACGAGTATCATCGTTCCGATTAAAAGCGTTGAAGAGACAATTATGGAACTCGACACGTTAGGAAGAACGTAACGCAGCACTATTCGAGATTTTTTCAATCCAAGAGCGGTTGCAGCTTTTACGTAGTTCATCTCCCGCACAAGAATGACCTCCCCTCTGACGACCCGCGCTACCTCCATCCATGAAACAACACCGAGAACAGCTACGGTAAGCCAAATCGAAGGAGAGCCCAATCCAACGGCTAAAAGTACAATAAACAGCCTGGGGAACCCGAGTAGTATATCGACGACTCTCATGAGCGTCTTATCTGTCCAGCCTCTTAAAAACCCTGAAGCTAATCCGACAGCCGAACCGATACTGACGGCTATTATCGCTGCGACCAAACCTATTCCCATGGAGACTCTGGATCCGTACAAAAGCCTGCTTAAGAGGTCTCTTCCGAATATGTCAGTTCCGAGTAGATGAGAAAGTGACGGGGGGGAGGAGACAATCGCCAGGTTCTGCTGGGCTGGATCGTAAGGTGAAATCAAGGGCGCTACCGCTGCGAGGAGAAAGTATATACCGGTTACGGTTAAGCCTATCTTTCCCGTTGAATGATTCCAGAGCCGCTGAATAATTTGAATGAAGCGGTTCATCAGTTGCTGCCTTCGAGTCTGACCCGCGGGTCGGCGACCGCATAACCTACATCGGCAAGAAAATTGCCGATTATTACACTGATAAAGGCAACTGTGCTTGCCGCCATAATTATAGGATAGTCTCTGCCCAGAGCCGCGTCAAACATGACCCTACCCATGCCGGGGAGCGAATAGATGACCTCGACTACTACAGCACCGCTGAAGAGCGCGGGTAAGGACGTCCCGAGAATGGAAATCACCGGAAGGAGGGCATTGCGTAATCCGTAATGCAGTAATATTTTTCTTTCGGATAAGCCCCGCGCCCTGGCTGCCGTTATAAAGTCAGAATTCAAAACCTCTATCATACTGTTTCTGACAAATCTGCCGTAAACGGGAGCTGTAGTCAGTCCGAGGGTAAGGACCGGCAAGATCAAGTGGATCGCATAATCCCATAATTTCCCAAAGAATCCGAGCCTGTCGTGAAATATCGACGTTAATTGGGATGAGGGCAGCCAATCGAGGCTGATTGCAAAGAATCCGAGGAATATCAAGCCGAGCCAGAAGGTGGGAACGGAATAGAAAAAAAGAAGAAGTGAAGTCAATGTTTTATCTGTTTTGCTGCCTGATTTCAGAGCTGAGTAAGCTCCTAAGAGCGTTCCGAGGATAAGCCCAAATACCAGTGACAGCGTTGAAAGCAACAAGGTCGGGGGAAGAGCGTCCAAGATCACCTTTGATGCATTTCTTCCGTTCGCAAAGGAATTGCCGAAATCGAAGTGTAAAATTACGCTTTTCATCCATGCGATATATTGAATCGGTATAGGCTGATCGATACCGAATTTCTTAGCGATATTTTCCTTTAGCCCGGGACTCATTGAAGGTGTGATAAAGCGGTCGGTCGGGTCGCCGGGAGCGAGGCGAATTACGAAAAAGGTTAGCGATAATCCAAGAAAGAGTATGGGGATGGTAACTAAAAGCCGCCTTAGAGAGTAGGCGACCATCAGCGGCTAATTCTCGGCGAGCATGTCGTGAGCAGCGCGCTCCTCGAGGGGTATCCACCAATCTTCCATATTAATGAACGAGCCCCTCTTATCAATTTTGACTCCTTTGAAGCGGCTGTGCACCGCTGTCGTTTCCAATTTGTAATAAAGCCAGGTATAAGGTAAATCCCATGACAGGAGCTTAGCAACTTCGTCCCAATGTTTTTGAGCGTTGCTCCTATTGGTTTCCCGTTTTGCCGCTTCTTCCAACATGTCAAATTCGGGAGAGAGATAACTTATGAAGTTAAACGGAATGAAGATACTCGAGCTGTGAAATAGTGGAGTTAATTCCATTTTCAGTCCTACGTTCCAGCCAAAGAGCGCGGCGTCGAACTCTCTGGCTGGAAACATCCTCCCGGTAAGGAGTGTGTGTTCCACTACCCTCGGTTTCATCTCGACTCCGATCTCCTTCAACTGCTGCTGAACAATGGTCAGGGCTTGTTTTCTTTCCTCATTTCCAGCGTTGGTTACCATCTCAAAACTGAATTTCAGTCCGTCCTTATCAAGAATTCCGTCTCCGTCAGTGTCACTCCACCCTTCGGAACTCAGAATGGCTTTTGCGCCTTCTACATCGTATTCCCAGACGGAATTTGCGGTGGAATTGTATGGCCACAGTACTGGAGGGATCGGACCGTGCATCGGAATAGAGAGGCCGTGGGTGACTACGTCCGCTATTGTCTTTCTATCAATGGCTGTTGTCAATGCTGCCCGCACCTTCTGGCTTCCGAAGAGCTTGTGCGGTTTTAGAAGTTCTTCCATGTCCGGCTCGGAATCTCCCGCTTCTTCCATTACCCGGGCGTAGTTTTCCGGGTCGATGCGGTTCCAGCCTATGAATTCGTAAAATTGGCCGAGAAAACTGTAAGGTCTAATCCGTGTATCACCTCTTTCCCACGAATCTAATAATTTTTTGAAATCTGCTGCTGGAACTTTTTCCATAAAGTCTATATCTCCGCTCTGAAGCTGCCTCCAGAGATTAATTCTATCCGGAACGACCTGGAAAAATATACCGTCTAAGTGGGGTTT
Encoded here:
- a CDS encoding ABC transporter permease; translated protein: MNRFIQIIQRLWNHSTGKIGLTVTGIYFLLAAVAPLISPYDPAQQNLAIVSSPPSLSHLLGTDIFGRDLLSRLLYGSRVSMGIGLVAAIIAVSIGSAVGLASGFLRGWTDKTLMRVVDILLGFPRLFIVLLAVGLGSPSIWLTVAVLGVVSWMEVARVVRGEVILVREMNYVKAATALGLKKSRIVLRYVLPNVSSSIIVSSTLLIGTMILVEATLSFLGLGVQPPNASWGTIMNQGRIDPLGTWWISTFAGAAIIISVIGFNLLGDGLRDVLDPRQNKS
- a CDS encoding ABC transporter ATP-binding protein, whose amino-acid sequence is MKKIDNILEIEDLHVSYASRNKLFSSRNSLTEAVRGVSFSVKRGETFAIVGESGSGKTSIAMSILGFVKPDKGTTLFNGLDLGALKGKSLRNTRRLIQPVFQDANSALNPRMTAESCVMDGLSSEDRQDKKETTLALLKAVGLEADHLKKYPHQLSGGQKQRLCIARALAPEPELLILDEPFSAQDLSIQAQIINLLLDLKENKRITYLLISHDLRVVRSLADRMVIMKEGVLLEEGECGDIFSNPNHPYTRELLVSSGLLGSE
- a CDS encoding ABC transporter permease; its protein translation is MVAYSLRRLLVTIPILFLGLSLTFFVIRLAPGDPTDRFITPSMSPGLKENIAKKFGIDQPIPIQYIAWMKSVILHFDFGNSFANGRNASKVILDALPPTLLLSTLSLVFGLILGTLLGAYSALKSGSKTDKTLTSLLLFFYSVPTFWLGLIFLGFFAISLDWLPSSQLTSIFHDRLGFFGKLWDYAIHLILPVLTLGLTTAPVYGRFVRNSMIEVLNSDFITAARARGLSERKILLHYGLRNALLPVISILGTSLPALFSGAVVVEVIYSLPGMGRVMFDAALGRDYPIIMAASTVAFISVIIGNFLADVGYAVADPRVRLEGSN